A genomic segment from Bradyrhizobium sp. ISRA430 encodes:
- a CDS encoding MFS transporter, whose product MLSFPEKSIGALITLSLAQVIGWGTISLPPIIGTQIAADLHMTLPSVFAGTSTLYAAMGLCSPCLAKPLIRFGARPVMIAGTVVAASGFLLLSMAQGLKLYFSAWTVLGIACSASLSTAAYIAVHEIVGRDARRAISTLMLATGLSSSAFWPITSLITSAADWRTTCLVYAGLLLLVSTPLYAFGLPGRRSQAPRPASQEVAPIPDPIQPRGTLCLIMAASGLTVVVTFGLSTVLIEVLKAQGLPPSQAVALASALGMVQVSARAIDLMSGARWDAITTGLVAGTVLALAIVLLMISGGQFLGSAAFMLLYGMGSGALTVVRATMPLVFYERADFTKASSQIALPHDLISAASPPILAELLVRFGSGAVLEVTLLFSCGVLVSLALLRGQRQRLAVAAALKTDVQRRHRACE is encoded by the coding sequence ATGCTCTCCTTTCCTGAAAAGAGCATCGGCGCTCTGATCACGTTGTCCTTGGCGCAGGTCATTGGTTGGGGCACGATCAGCCTGCCGCCTATCATCGGCACGCAAATTGCTGCCGACCTGCACATGACGCTCCCGTCAGTGTTTGCTGGCACGTCGACGCTCTATGCTGCGATGGGATTGTGCTCGCCGTGCCTCGCTAAGCCGTTGATTCGGTTTGGCGCCCGGCCTGTGATGATCGCCGGGACAGTTGTTGCAGCTTCCGGCTTTCTTCTATTGTCGATGGCGCAAGGGCTAAAGCTCTATTTTTCAGCCTGGACGGTGCTCGGTATTGCCTGCAGTGCATCGCTTTCGACAGCAGCTTACATCGCCGTGCATGAGATCGTTGGACGGGACGCCAGGCGCGCCATCAGTACGCTGATGCTGGCGACCGGTTTGTCCAGCAGCGCATTTTGGCCCATTACGTCGCTGATCACCAGTGCGGCGGACTGGCGCACAACGTGCCTAGTCTATGCGGGTTTGCTGCTCCTGGTTTCTACCCCATTGTACGCGTTCGGTCTGCCCGGCCGCCGTTCGCAGGCACCCCGGCCGGCGTCCCAAGAAGTGGCGCCAATTCCTGATCCGATCCAACCAAGAGGCACACTCTGCTTAATTATGGCGGCCAGCGGCTTGACCGTTGTCGTGACGTTTGGCTTAAGCACTGTGCTGATCGAAGTGTTGAAAGCTCAAGGGCTTCCGCCGTCACAGGCTGTCGCGTTAGCCTCCGCGCTTGGGATGGTTCAAGTGAGCGCTCGTGCGATTGATTTGATGAGCGGCGCACGCTGGGATGCCATCACAACTGGCTTGGTTGCCGGCACAGTCCTGGCTTTGGCAATAGTGCTGTTGATGATCAGTGGCGGACAGTTTCTCGGCAGCGCCGCGTTCATGCTGCTCTATGGCATGGGGAGCGGGGCGCTCACGGTCGTGCGCGCAACGATGCCGCTCGTCTTCTACGAGAGGGCCGATTTCACTAAGGCGTCCTCGCAAATCGCGTTGCCACACGATCTGATTTCAGCCGCCTCGCCTCCCATTCTCGCCGAGTTGCTGGTTCGGTTCGGTAGCGGCGCGGTGCTGGAAGTTACCTTGCTGTTCTCGTGCGGCGTGCTCGTGAGTCTGGCGTTGCTGCGCGGTCAGCGTCAACGTTTAGCAGTCGCGGCTGCACTGAAAACAGATGTGCAAAGACGCCATCGGGCCTGCGAATAG
- a CDS encoding amidase, translating into MRLSEYVDHDATALASLVTGGELTPLELMRLAREAHDEVNPRINAIIEFYEDADAVAGADGGLFHGVPFLRKDIGATEAGRLQEQGSRLFKGYRPQTDSHFFRRARNAGLRTIGRTTCPELGTSGMSQSVLNGITGNPWNLERSAGGSSSGAAAAVAAGITPIAHASDSGGSIRIPASWCGLVGLNPSRGRVSGGPNDQDALLGLSRMFILCRTVRDMAAALDVFSGPYPGDPFIIVQPSRPYVDELFRPSRTLRIGVARTKWGGIDVELEVLQAVDKIAALLEEMGHLIMEIDPPYDPDERTRISLGSYALNAKSLEDAARAMGRTIDADSLEPVNLKLYEYSRNSPPASMGDLLEDIRRFRFRLGEAIDAFDILLTPTMPVVAPSHGGIYCTTNPTVSAMEFMDADAATAIYGYMGVFNITGHPSVSLPLAHSTNGLPIGLQIVGRFGDEATLVRISRDLEQACPWRHRTPSVRAGRS; encoded by the coding sequence ATGAGATTGAGCGAGTATGTCGATCATGATGCCACCGCTCTGGCGTCTCTTGTAACCGGTGGCGAACTTACGCCTTTGGAGTTGATGCGGCTGGCTCGGGAAGCGCATGATGAGGTCAATCCTCGCATCAATGCCATCATCGAATTCTATGAAGATGCCGACGCTGTTGCCGGCGCGGACGGCGGCCTCTTTCATGGTGTACCTTTCCTCCGCAAGGATATCGGCGCCACCGAAGCTGGCCGCCTTCAGGAACAAGGGAGTCGTCTGTTCAAAGGCTATCGCCCTCAGACCGACAGCCATTTTTTTCGTCGCGCCCGAAATGCAGGGCTCCGTACAATCGGCAGAACAACATGCCCGGAGCTTGGTACCTCAGGAATGAGCCAATCCGTTCTGAATGGCATTACCGGTAATCCATGGAATTTGGAACGATCGGCAGGTGGCTCGTCCTCTGGAGCCGCCGCGGCTGTTGCGGCCGGCATCACTCCTATTGCACATGCCAGCGACAGCGGCGGGTCGATTCGCATTCCCGCCTCTTGGTGCGGCCTTGTCGGTCTGAACCCATCCCGCGGGCGTGTGTCTGGTGGGCCGAACGACCAAGACGCGCTGCTTGGCCTTAGCCGAATGTTTATTCTCTGTCGGACGGTGCGCGATATGGCCGCCGCATTGGACGTTTTTTCCGGTCCTTATCCCGGCGATCCATTTATCATTGTCCAGCCGAGCCGCCCCTATGTGGACGAGCTATTTCGACCTAGCCGCACTCTCCGGATCGGAGTCGCGCGAACCAAATGGGGAGGGATTGATGTCGAACTGGAGGTCCTTCAAGCAGTCGATAAAATCGCCGCGCTTCTGGAGGAAATGGGCCATCTGATTATGGAGATCGATCCTCCATATGATCCCGACGAGAGGACGAGGATATCGCTGGGCAGCTACGCTCTTAATGCCAAATCACTTGAAGATGCGGCGCGGGCCATGGGCCGAACAATCGACGCGGACAGCCTGGAACCGGTCAATCTCAAGCTTTATGAATATAGCCGTAACTCTCCACCTGCTTCCATGGGAGACCTACTTGAGGATATCCGAAGATTCCGGTTCCGCCTCGGCGAGGCGATTGATGCTTTCGATATTCTGCTGACGCCTACGATGCCCGTCGTTGCCCCGTCTCACGGAGGCATTTATTGTACCACAAATCCAACGGTTTCCGCGATGGAATTCATGGACGCGGATGCTGCGACCGCGATCTATGGGTACATGGGTGTGTTCAATATCACTGGGCATCCATCGGTGTCGCTGCCGTTGGCCCATAGCACTAACGGTTTGCCAATCGGCCTTCAAATCGTCGGCCGTTTCGGTGACGAGGCAACCTTGGTGCGCATCTCGCGCGACCTGGAACAGGCATGCCCATGGCGCCACCGAACACCAAGCGTGCGAGCGGGGCGCAGCTAA
- a CDS encoding GlxA family transcriptional regulator, protein MVEQSSRLTQTIGFLLLPGFALMSYASATEPLRAANLLAGQSLYDVRPLSLDGAAVASSSGAIVPCQRLDRSPLHTIFVCAGGNPSALGSPALYAALRQLARRGVRLGGISGGPYILAAAGLLDGRDFTIHWEHAAALIEAFPRLAPRQARFVLDGNRITCGGGVAPLDMMHALIADRMGADFARRVSDWYLHTQVAEPAAPQRASAAERFHVNHPVLLNVLEKMEAAIEQPLDRAQMAIYAGVSQRHLDRLFSEHMNAGYSEVYRNLRLAHARRLLQQSPLSVSEIAFATGFSSASHFSRAYVTLFGKTPKRERRLRTP, encoded by the coding sequence ATGGTCGAGCAAAGCAGCAGGTTGACGCAAACCATAGGTTTTCTGTTGCTGCCCGGCTTCGCGCTGATGTCCTATGCCTCCGCGACCGAGCCCCTGCGCGCCGCCAACCTGCTTGCGGGCCAGTCTCTCTATGATGTCAGGCCGCTTTCCCTCGATGGAGCAGCCGTTGCGAGTTCATCGGGCGCCATTGTCCCTTGCCAGCGTCTCGATCGATCGCCGCTGCACACGATTTTCGTCTGCGCGGGCGGAAATCCTTCGGCCTTGGGATCACCCGCGCTTTATGCGGCTCTTCGTCAGTTGGCCCGACGCGGGGTGCGCTTGGGAGGAATTTCAGGCGGACCTTACATCCTGGCCGCAGCGGGACTGCTCGATGGACGGGATTTTACTATTCACTGGGAGCACGCGGCGGCTCTCATCGAGGCCTTCCCTCGTCTAGCTCCGAGACAGGCTCGCTTCGTGCTCGACGGAAACCGCATCACGTGTGGTGGCGGCGTGGCGCCCCTCGACATGATGCATGCGCTGATCGCCGACCGAATGGGCGCCGATTTTGCCCGGCGGGTCAGCGACTGGTATCTTCACACGCAGGTGGCCGAGCCGGCCGCGCCCCAACGCGCTTCGGCGGCGGAGCGTTTCCACGTCAATCATCCCGTCCTGCTGAACGTTCTGGAGAAGATGGAGGCCGCGATCGAGCAGCCGCTCGATCGTGCGCAGATGGCCATCTATGCGGGTGTCAGCCAGCGCCACCTCGACCGCCTTTTCTCCGAACATATGAATGCGGGATACTCGGAGGTCTATCGAAATCTGCGGCTGGCTCACGCCCGGCGATTGCTGCAACAGAGCCCGCTTTCCGTTTCAGAGATCGCATTTGCCACAGGTTTTTCCAGCGCATCACATTTTTCACGCGCCTATGTAACCTTATTCGGTAAGACCCCAAAAAGAGAGCGCCGACTGCGTACTCCTTAA
- a CDS encoding sarcosine oxidase subunit beta family protein — translation MRYTAFSIFLNGLRGNKTWKPAWREPTPKPHYDVIIVGGGGHGLATAYYLAKEFGIRNVAVLEKSYIGSGNVGRNTTIIRSNYLLPGNNPFYELSMKLWEGLEQDFNFNAMVSQRGVLNLFHSDAQRDAYTRRGNAMRLHGVDADLLDRTQVRQMLPFLGFDNARFPIRGGLIQRRGGTVRHDGVAWGYARGADAMGVDIIQDCEVIAIRRENGRVTGVETSKGLIGCSKLAVAVAGNSSQVAAMADIKLPIESHVLQAFVSEGLKPFIDCVVTFGAGHFYVSQSDKGGLVFGGDIDGYNSYAQRGNLASVEHVIEAGKAMIPALSRVRVLRSWAGIMDMSMDGTPIIDRTHIDNLYLNAGWCYGGFKATPASGFCFAHLIARNEPHAVTREMRLDRFERGYLIDEKGQGAQPNLH, via the coding sequence ATGCGCTACACAGCCTTCTCCATCTTCCTGAACGGCCTTCGCGGCAATAAGACATGGAAACCTGCCTGGCGCGAACCGACGCCCAAACCGCACTACGACGTGATCATAGTAGGCGGTGGCGGGCATGGTCTCGCCACCGCCTACTATCTCGCCAAGGAATTCGGGATCCGCAACGTCGCTGTTCTAGAGAAGAGCTATATCGGTTCGGGCAATGTTGGCCGCAACACGACGATCATTCGCTCGAACTACCTGCTGCCCGGCAACAATCCGTTCTACGAGCTTTCCATGAAATTATGGGAAGGGCTAGAGCAGGACTTCAACTTCAACGCCATGGTCTCGCAGCGCGGCGTGTTGAATCTCTTCCATTCCGATGCCCAGCGCGACGCCTATACGCGGCGTGGCAATGCTATGCGGCTGCACGGCGTCGATGCCGACCTGCTGGACCGGACGCAGGTCAGGCAGATGCTTCCCTTCCTCGGCTTCGACAATGCGCGCTTTCCGATTCGCGGCGGCCTTATCCAGCGACGTGGCGGCACGGTGCGCCATGATGGCGTCGCGTGGGGCTATGCCCGCGGCGCTGACGCGATGGGTGTCGATATCATCCAGGACTGCGAAGTGATCGCCATCCGCCGCGAAAATGGCAGGGTGACCGGTGTCGAAACCTCCAAGGGTCTTATCGGCTGCAGCAAACTCGCCGTTGCGGTCGCCGGCAATTCCTCTCAGGTGGCTGCGATGGCGGACATCAAACTGCCGATCGAAAGCCACGTGCTGCAGGCCTTCGTCTCGGAAGGTCTGAAGCCCTTCATCGATTGCGTCGTTACCTTCGGCGCCGGCCATTTCTATGTCTCTCAATCCGACAAGGGCGGTCTTGTCTTCGGCGGCGACATCGACGGTTACAATTCGTATGCCCAACGCGGCAATCTCGCCAGCGTCGAGCACGTCATTGAGGCCGGCAAGGCGATGATCCCGGCTCTGTCGCGAGTCCGCGTGCTGCGTTCATGGGCTGGCATCATGGACATGAGCATGGATGGCACGCCGATCATCGACCGCACCCATATCGACAATCTCTACCTCAATGCCGGCTGGTGCTACGGCGGCTTCAAGGCGACACCCGCCTCCGGCTTCTGCTTCGCCCATCTCATCGCCAGAAACGAACCGCACGCCGTGACGCGCGAAATGCGTCTCGACCGGTTCGAGCGCGGTTATCTGATCGACGAGAAGGGGCAGGGCGCCCAACCCAATCTGCACTGA
- a CDS encoding sarcosine oxidase subunit delta has protein sequence MASLIPCPHCGQRPKEEFTVKGAALARPAADASLEVWFDYVYLRDNPRGRYDEHWHHTSGCRRWLIVTRNTATHEIEDTCDSAAREETGQ, from the coding sequence ATGGCAAGCCTCATCCCCTGCCCACATTGCGGGCAAAGGCCCAAGGAAGAATTCACTGTGAAGGGGGCGGCGCTCGCCCGTCCGGCTGCGGATGCCAGTCTCGAAGTGTGGTTCGACTACGTCTATCTGCGTGACAATCCACGCGGCCGCTACGACGAACATTGGCATCACACGTCCGGCTGCCGCCGCTGGCTGATCGTGACGCGCAACACCGCAACCCATGAGATTGAAGACACGTGTGACTCCGCCGCTCGCGAGGAGACGGGGCAATGA
- a CDS encoding sarcosine oxidase subunit alpha family protein — protein sequence MTSYRLKTGGLIDRSKPLSFTFDGKRMTGVEGDSLASALLANGHMLMGRSFKYHRPRGVLTAGASEPNALMTIGRGGRTEPNTRATMQELYEGLVAQSQNRWPSLNVDVGSLNSLLSPFLSAGFYYKTFMWPAGLWEKLYEPFIRRAAGLGKATYEADPDRYEKCWAHCDLLVVGGGATGLAAALTAGRVGARVILVDENAMIGGGLLSETATIGGLSAVEFASQAFAELERLPKVRLLSRTTAFGWYDGNVFGAVERVQKNVREPRSEVPVERLWRIVAKQAILATGAEERPLVFGGNDIPGVMMASAMRAYLNRYGIAPGKSVAIVTTNDSGYALARDLEKTGVRLAAIVESRPGGATAGVYGGSARIINGGFVPDAEGGQALSSITIVQDGRKEKLAVDALAMSGGFSPVIHLAYHRGGRPEWSDAEAAFVAREDHKGLSLAGAAAKSSGLAGCLEAGAGKAAALLGKLEMKAEPATFGAVEGDIVAPPAKPVWIIPGIKGKAFIDFQNDVHHKDIGLAVREGYGHVELAKRYTTNGMATDQGKLSNVNAIGLLAEARGVSPGEVGTTTFRPFYTPVSFGALAGISHGKHFQPVRKSPLHNWAAKNGATFVETGLWYRSAWFPLAGEKTWRESVDREARNVRINAGLCDVSMLGKIEITGKDAAEFLDRVYCNPFKKLPVGKARYGLMLREDGFIYDDGTTSRLEDERFFMTTTTALAAGVMNHLEFCAQALWPELDVRLASVTDQWAQMAIAGPKSRLILQKIVDEDISNEAFTFLAAKEVSLCGGRLSGRLFRISFSGELAYELAVPAGYGEAMADALMEAGKERGICAYGVEALSVLRIEKGHVTHNEINGTVVPADLGFGKMVSATKADFIGKRMLEREGLQDPNRHQLVGVVPLEFETSFRSGSHILEKGAAATLENDQGYVSSSCYSPHVGSTIGLALVRRGSSRHGEEVQVWNGLRNEYTAGRLCHPVFVDPANEKLKV from the coding sequence ATGACGTCCTATCGTCTCAAGACGGGCGGCCTCATCGATCGCTCGAAGCCGTTATCTTTCACTTTCGACGGCAAGCGCATGACCGGAGTCGAAGGCGACAGCCTTGCCTCGGCTCTGCTTGCCAACGGCCATATGCTGATGGGCCGATCGTTCAAGTATCACCGGCCGCGCGGCGTGCTTACGGCTGGCGCATCCGAACCCAATGCGCTGATGACCATTGGCCGGGGCGGGCGTACGGAGCCCAATACCCGCGCCACTATGCAGGAATTGTACGAGGGCCTTGTCGCGCAAAGCCAGAACCGCTGGCCTTCGCTTAACGTAGACGTCGGTTCGTTAAATAGTCTGCTGTCGCCTTTCCTGTCCGCCGGCTTCTACTACAAGACTTTCATGTGGCCAGCAGGCCTTTGGGAGAAGCTCTACGAGCCGTTCATCCGCCGGGCCGCCGGCCTCGGCAAGGCGACCTACGAGGCTGATCCTGACCGCTACGAAAAGTGCTGGGCCCACTGCGACCTGCTGGTCGTCGGCGGCGGCGCCACCGGCCTTGCCGCAGCGCTGACCGCCGGCCGTGTCGGCGCTCGCGTCATCCTCGTCGACGAGAATGCGATGATCGGCGGCGGGCTTCTATCCGAAACCGCGACAATTGGCGGCCTGTCGGCAGTCGAATTCGCCAGCCAAGCGTTCGCCGAACTCGAACGCCTTCCCAAGGTTCGGCTTCTCTCCCGCACGACAGCCTTCGGCTGGTATGACGGCAACGTGTTCGGGGCCGTTGAGCGGGTCCAGAAGAACGTTCGCGAGCCGCGCAGCGAGGTGCCAGTCGAGCGGCTGTGGCGCATCGTGGCAAAGCAGGCCATTCTCGCCACAGGCGCCGAGGAACGCCCGCTGGTGTTCGGCGGCAACGACATTCCCGGCGTGATGATGGCAAGCGCTATGCGCGCCTATCTCAACCGCTATGGCATTGCCCCGGGCAAGTCGGTCGCAATCGTCACGACAAACGACAGCGGCTACGCATTGGCCCGGGATCTCGAAAAGACTGGCGTGCGGCTTGCAGCCATCGTCGAAAGCCGCCCTGGCGGCGCTACAGCAGGCGTGTATGGAGGGTCGGCTCGCATCATAAACGGCGGCTTCGTCCCTGACGCCGAAGGTGGTCAGGCACTCTCTTCCATTACAATCGTCCAGGACGGCCGGAAGGAAAAGCTGGCCGTCGACGCACTCGCTATGTCGGGCGGCTTTAGCCCCGTCATCCATCTCGCTTACCATCGCGGCGGTAGGCCGGAATGGTCGGATGCTGAAGCTGCTTTCGTGGCGCGGGAGGATCACAAGGGGCTTTCGTTGGCCGGTGCCGCTGCCAAGTCAAGCGGTCTTGCCGGCTGCCTGGAGGCCGGAGCCGGGAAGGCCGCCGCGCTGCTAGGCAAGCTCGAGATGAAGGCGGAGCCCGCCACGTTCGGCGCGGTCGAAGGCGACATCGTCGCGCCACCTGCAAAGCCGGTCTGGATTATTCCCGGCATAAAGGGCAAGGCCTTCATCGATTTCCAGAACGACGTCCATCACAAGGATATCGGCCTTGCGGTTCGCGAAGGCTATGGTCACGTGGAGCTTGCCAAGCGCTACACCACCAACGGGATGGCGACGGACCAGGGCAAGCTTTCCAACGTCAACGCGATTGGCCTTCTAGCCGAGGCGCGGGGCGTATCTCCGGGCGAGGTTGGCACCACCACCTTCCGCCCGTTCTATACTCCGGTTTCCTTCGGGGCGCTCGCCGGCATCTCGCACGGCAAGCATTTCCAGCCGGTGCGCAAGTCCCCGTTGCACAATTGGGCAGCGAAGAACGGGGCGACTTTCGTCGAGACGGGTCTCTGGTATCGTTCCGCCTGGTTCCCGCTTGCCGGCGAAAAGACCTGGCGCGAAAGCGTCGACCGTGAAGCGAGGAACGTACGCATCAATGCGGGCCTTTGCGACGTCTCGATGCTGGGCAAGATCGAAATCACCGGCAAGGATGCCGCGGAATTCCTCGATCGCGTTTATTGCAACCCCTTCAAAAAGTTGCCCGTCGGCAAGGCGCGTTACGGCCTAATGCTGCGCGAGGATGGCTTCATTTACGACGATGGCACCACCAGCCGCCTCGAAGACGAACGCTTCTTCATGACGACCACGACCGCCCTTGCGGCGGGCGTGATGAATCATTTGGAATTCTGCGCACAAGCGCTATGGCCGGAGCTCGACGTGCGGCTTGCCTCCGTGACCGACCAGTGGGCCCAGATGGCAATCGCCGGGCCAAAGTCGCGCCTTATTCTGCAGAAGATCGTCGACGAGGATATTTCCAATGAAGCGTTCACCTTCCTTGCCGCCAAAGAAGTCTCGTTGTGTGGTGGCAGGCTTTCGGGCCGACTCTTCCGCATTTCCTTCTCTGGCGAACTGGCCTACGAACTGGCGGTTCCCGCCGGCTACGGCGAGGCCATGGCCGATGCGCTGATGGAAGCCGGCAAGGAGCGCGGCATCTGCGCCTATGGGGTGGAAGCGCTCTCGGTGTTGCGCATCGAGAAGGGCCATGTCACGCATAATGAGATCAACGGGACGGTCGTGCCGGCCGATCTCGGCTTCGGCAAGATGGTCTCAGCCACGAAGGCGGACTTCATCGGAAAACGGATGCTCGAACGCGAGGGTCTCCAGGACCCGAACCGGCATCAACTCGTCGGCGTCGTGCCGCTGGAGTTCGAGACTTCCTTCCGCAGCGGTTCACACATTCTCGAAAAGGGTGCGGCGGCCACGCTCGAGAACGATCAAGGCTATGTAAGCTCAAGCTGCTACTCACCGCATGTCGGATCCACGATCGGCCTAGCGCTCGTTAGGCGCGGCTCGTCTCGTCATGGCGAGGAAGTGCAGGTGTGGAACGGCCTTCGCAACGAATACACGGCGGGCCGCCTCTGTCACCCCGTGTTCGTCGATCCCGCCAACGAAAAGCTGAAAGTCTGA
- a CDS encoding sarcosine oxidase subunit gamma family protein, whose product MSGFAIEHGIALGQKSPLISTSVTLRALPEGHVLHVLSANAEDDLSETIRGALGREAFAVRGGSPGQCFVVGDEPMSTAALADIVQKLKPHADVVDQSHGRVRIAIAGAKAPSVLAKGTAVELESDAFPVGRATTTLIGHIATHVTRVSEDGFELMVLRGFAESLWDELTELSAEFR is encoded by the coding sequence ATGTCCGGATTCGCGATCGAACACGGAATAGCGCTTGGCCAGAAGTCCCCGCTGATCTCGACCAGCGTGACGCTCAGGGCACTTCCCGAGGGCCACGTGCTGCACGTGCTTTCTGCGAACGCGGAGGACGATCTTTCCGAAACAATCCGCGGCGCGCTCGGACGCGAGGCGTTCGCCGTACGTGGCGGGTCGCCCGGTCAGTGCTTCGTGGTCGGCGACGAGCCTATGTCGACGGCAGCACTCGCCGACATCGTACAAAAGCTGAAGCCGCATGCTGACGTCGTTGATCAGAGCCACGGCCGTGTCCGCATAGCCATCGCGGGAGCAAAGGCCCCCTCCGTGCTGGCCAAGGGTACCGCGGTGGAGCTTGAGTCAGACGCCTTCCCGGTGGGCCGCGCGACAACGACGCTGATCGGCCACATCGCAACGCACGTCACCCGCGTCTCGGAGGATGGATTCGAGCTGATGGTGCTGCGAGGTTTTGCGGAAAGTCTATGGGACGAACTCACCGAGCTGAGCGCAGAATTTCGCTGA
- the purU gene encoding formyltetrahydrofolate deformylase, whose amino-acid sequence MTTKLILTVKCKSARGIVAAISTYLAENGCNIVASSQFDDCDTDMFFMRVSFVSEEGVKHAALTEGFKPVAGKFGMDWEIFDTSKRMKVLLMVSRFGHCLNDLLYRWKIGALPIDIVGVVSNHFDYQKLVVNNDIPFHHIKVTKENKPQAEAQLTEIIELTGTDLVVLARYMQVLSDGLCSKMSGKIINIHHSFLPSFKGANPYKQAHERGVKLIGATAHYVTADLDEGPIIEQDTARITHAQSADDYVSIGRDVESQVLARAIHAHIDHRTFINGNRTIVFPASPGSYASERMG is encoded by the coding sequence ATGACGACCAAGCTTATTCTGACTGTTAAGTGCAAGTCGGCACGGGGCATTGTAGCCGCGATCTCGACTTATTTGGCAGAAAATGGCTGCAACATTGTTGCTAGTTCGCAATTCGATGATTGCGACACCGATATGTTTTTCATGCGGGTCAGCTTCGTCTCCGAAGAAGGCGTTAAGCATGCGGCACTTACGGAAGGTTTCAAACCTGTTGCCGGTAAGTTCGGTATGGACTGGGAGATTTTCGATACCTCGAAGCGCATGAAGGTGCTCTTAATGGTCTCCCGCTTTGGTCACTGCCTCAACGACCTGCTCTACCGCTGGAAGATCGGCGCATTACCGATTGACATCGTCGGCGTCGTGTCGAACCACTTCGATTATCAGAAGCTCGTCGTCAACAACGACATCCCCTTCCACCACATCAAGGTGACGAAGGAGAACAAGCCCCAAGCCGAAGCGCAATTGACTGAAATCATCGAGCTGACGGGCACCGATCTTGTCGTGCTGGCTCGTTACATGCAGGTCCTGTCCGACGGATTGTGTTCAAAGATGTCAGGCAAGATCATCAATATCCACCATTCCTTCCTGCCGAGCTTCAAGGGAGCAAACCCGTACAAACAGGCTCACGAGCGCGGCGTGAAGCTGATCGGTGCGACGGCCCATTACGTCACCGCCGACCTCGACGAAGGTCCGATCATCGAGCAGGATACCGCGCGTATCACTCATGCCCAGTCGGCTGATGACTACGTTTCGATCGGCCGCGACGTGGAAAGCCAGGTTCTGGCCCGCGCCATCCATGCGCATATTGACCATCGCACCTTCATCAACGGCAACCGAACCATCGTGTTCCCGGCGAGCCCGGGCAGCTATGCATCCGAAAGAATGGGTTGA
- the folD gene encoding bifunctional methylenetetrahydrofolate dehydrogenase/methenyltetrahydrofolate cyclohydrolase FolD produces the protein MVQVIDGKQIAASVIDKVKAASAELQAQNGVRTGLAVIIVGDDPASRTYVGAKSRMAKDCGFNSVQHTLPTETSQEELAALVTALNADESIHGVLVQLPLPRHLNSEAIIQSILPEKDVDGLNVVNAGKLATGDLETGLVSCTPAGAMLLIRRTRGGDLSGLTAVVIGRSNLFGKPMAQLLLNANATVTVAHSRTKNLPDVCRDADILVAAVGRPEMVKADWVKRGATVIDVGINRIDTPERGKGKTRLVGDVAFAEVSEVCENITPVPGGVGPMTIAMLMANTVIAAHRTVGRPLKIF, from the coding sequence ATGGTACAAGTAATCGACGGCAAACAGATCGCCGCGTCCGTCATCGACAAAGTGAAGGCGGCCTCCGCGGAGCTTCAGGCGCAGAATGGCGTCAGGACCGGCCTCGCCGTGATCATCGTTGGCGATGATCCTGCAAGCCGTACATATGTCGGTGCGAAAAGCCGCATGGCGAAGGATTGCGGCTTCAATTCGGTCCAGCACACCTTGCCGACTGAGACAAGCCAGGAGGAGCTTGCAGCGCTCGTGACGGCGCTGAACGCCGATGAGTCCATTCACGGCGTGCTCGTGCAGCTGCCATTGCCGAGGCATCTTAACAGCGAAGCGATCATCCAGTCGATCCTGCCGGAGAAGGACGTCGACGGGCTGAATGTCGTTAATGCCGGCAAGCTTGCGACTGGGGATCTGGAAACGGGCCTCGTGTCCTGCACGCCAGCCGGTGCGATGCTTCTGATCCGCCGCACGCGTGGCGGGGACCTTTCCGGCCTCACTGCTGTGGTAATCGGCCGATCAAATCTTTTCGGCAAGCCGATGGCTCAGCTGCTGCTCAACGCCAACGCCACCGTGACCGTGGCGCACTCGCGGACCAAGAACCTGCCAGATGTCTGCCGTGACGCCGACATCCTCGTCGCCGCCGTTGGCCGCCCGGAAATGGTCAAAGCCGATTGGGTGAAGCGAGGCGCTACCGTCATCGACGTCGGTATAAATCGGATCGACACGCCTGAACGAGGCAAAGGCAAAACCCGCCTGGTGGGAGATGTGGCCTTCGCTGAAGTATCCGAGGTCTGTGAAAATATCACGCCTGTTCCCGGAGGTGTCGGTCCGATGACGATCGCCATGCTAATGGCAAATACTGTGATCGCGGCGCATAGGACCGTAGGACGACCGTTGAAGATATTCTAA